Proteins from a single region of Chromobacterium sp. ATCC 53434:
- the tgt gene encoding tRNA guanosine(34) transglycosylase Tgt has product MLKFTVHKTSGGARRGTLELNHGTVETPVFQPVGTYGSVKAMSPVELNDIGAEIILGNTFHLWLRPGLEVVEQFGGLHEFIGWDKPILTDSGGFQVFSLSDMRKLTEEGCTFQSPINGDKLFLSPEISMKIQTVLNSDIVMQLDECTPGQVDHATAQKSLQMSLRWAERSRRAFDDLKNPNALFGIVQGNLYTDLRRESLEGLMQVGFDGIAIGGLSVGEPKPEMYRMLTELKDMLPADKPHYLMGVGTPEDLVHGVANGVDMFDCVMPTRNARNGWIFTQWGDVKIKNARYKDDKKPLDEECACYACRNFSRAYLHHLHRVGEILGARLNTIHNLFYYQELMREMRKAIEEDRFEDFRLEFAAKRARGVN; this is encoded by the coding sequence ATGTTGAAGTTTACCGTACACAAGACCTCCGGCGGCGCCCGTCGCGGTACGCTGGAGCTGAACCACGGCACCGTGGAGACCCCGGTCTTCCAGCCGGTGGGCACCTATGGCTCGGTCAAGGCGATGAGCCCGGTCGAGCTGAACGACATCGGCGCCGAGATCATCCTGGGCAACACTTTCCACCTGTGGCTGCGCCCGGGCCTGGAGGTCGTCGAGCAGTTCGGCGGCCTGCACGAGTTCATAGGCTGGGACAAGCCCATCCTCACCGACTCCGGCGGCTTCCAGGTGTTCAGCCTGTCCGACATGCGCAAGCTGACCGAGGAGGGTTGCACCTTCCAGAGTCCGATCAATGGCGACAAGCTGTTCCTGAGCCCCGAGATCTCGATGAAGATCCAGACCGTGCTCAACTCCGACATCGTGATGCAGCTGGACGAGTGCACGCCGGGCCAGGTCGACCACGCCACCGCGCAGAAATCGTTGCAGATGAGCCTCAGATGGGCCGAGCGCTCGCGCCGCGCCTTCGACGACCTGAAAAACCCGAACGCGCTGTTCGGCATCGTGCAAGGCAACCTATATACTGATTTGCGTCGCGAATCATTGGAAGGCCTGATGCAGGTCGGCTTCGACGGCATCGCCATCGGCGGCCTGTCGGTCGGCGAGCCGAAGCCGGAGATGTACCGGATGCTGACCGAGCTGAAGGACATGCTGCCGGCCGACAAGCCGCACTATCTGATGGGCGTCGGCACGCCGGAGGACCTGGTGCACGGCGTGGCCAACGGCGTGGACATGTTCGACTGCGTGATGCCGACCCGCAACGCGCGCAACGGCTGGATCTTCACCCAGTGGGGCGACGTCAAGATCAAGAACGCGCGCTACAAGGACGACAAGAAGCCGCTGGACGAGGAATGCGCGTGCTACGCCTGCCGCAACTTCAGCCGCGCCTACCTGCATCACCTGCACCGCGTCGGCGAAATCCTGGGCGCGCGTCTGAACACCATACACAATCTGTTCTACTACCAGGAGCTGATGCGCGAGATGCGCAAGGCCATCGAAGAGGACCGCTTCGAGGACTTCCGCCTGGAGTTCGCGGCCAAGCGCGCGCGCGGCGTCAACTGA
- the yajC gene encoding preprotein translocase subunit YajC, which produces MSFITPAFASGGAAPAGFDLMSFLPMIVIFVLFWFLMVRPQQKRMKETQKMLSELQKGDEVVTQGGIVGRVAKTSEQYLTLEIADNVEIHVQRSAVSAKLEKGTLKSL; this is translated from the coding sequence ATGTCCTTCATTACTCCCGCCTTCGCCTCCGGCGGCGCAGCTCCCGCAGGTTTCGATCTGATGAGCTTCCTGCCGATGATCGTGATCTTCGTGCTGTTCTGGTTCCTGATGGTGCGTCCGCAGCAGAAGCGCATGAAGGAAACCCAGAAGATGCTGTCCGAGCTGCAGAAGGGCGACGAAGTGGTCACCCAGGGCGGCATCGTCGGCCGCGTGGCCAAGACCAGCGAACAATACCTGACGCTGGAAATCGCCGACAACGTGGAAATCCACGTTCAGCGCTCGGCGGTCAGCGCCAAGCTGGAAAAGGGCACGCTGAAGTCCCTGTAA
- the secD gene encoding protein translocase subunit SecD has protein sequence MNRFPLWKYLVIVVALILSAIYTLPNFYGETPAVQVSSSRQSIPVDTAVMARVEDALKAQNLNPDGVFLENNSLKVRFKDTDTQLKARDAIQHALGDNYIIALNLLPASPAWLSSLHANPMFLGLDLRGGVHFLLEVDMKAAIDKAMERYAGDLRRELKNKQVRYGDIKRVGNTLQVQLRDADTLKSAQDVAYRSLPTLAVRTDDVSNKLLLTLKPEEITKIQNDAVKQNITTLHNRVNELGTTEPIIQQAGPNRIVVQLPGIQDTARAKDIIGRTATLEVHMVEDDQGKVAEAQAGNVPAGYELLDEVTSRGSGKILLKNDVELTGDNINDAQPSFDQFGAPAVSINLDSTGAAIFRQLTAENVGKRMAMVLVEKGRKEVVTAPVIRTEIGGGRVEISGSMNAAEANDTALLLRAGSLAAPMNIIEERTIGPSLGKENIEKGFHATLWGFAAIVVFMVLYYGLFGVFSGLSLAINVFLLVAILSMLQATLTLPGIAAIALALGMAIDANVLINERIREELRNGLPPHSAIQAGYGHAWATILDSNVTTLIAGLALMIFGTGPVRGFAIVHCLGILTSMFSAVLVSRGLVNLWYGRRRKLTSLAIGQVWKPENKG, from the coding sequence ATGAACCGCTTCCCTCTCTGGAAATACCTCGTCATCGTGGTGGCGCTGATTCTGTCGGCGATCTACACGCTGCCCAACTTCTACGGCGAGACGCCGGCGGTGCAGGTCTCCAGCTCGCGCCAATCGATCCCGGTCGATACCGCCGTGATGGCGCGCGTGGAAGATGCCCTGAAGGCGCAGAACCTGAATCCCGACGGCGTGTTCCTCGAGAACAACAGCCTGAAGGTCCGCTTCAAGGACACCGACACCCAGCTGAAGGCGCGCGACGCCATCCAGCACGCGCTCGGCGACAACTACATCATCGCGCTGAACCTGCTGCCGGCCTCCCCCGCCTGGCTGTCCTCGCTGCACGCCAACCCGATGTTCCTCGGCCTCGACCTGCGCGGCGGCGTGCACTTCCTGCTGGAAGTGGACATGAAGGCCGCCATCGACAAGGCGATGGAGCGCTACGCCGGCGACCTGCGCCGCGAGCTGAAGAACAAGCAGGTGCGCTACGGCGACATCAAGCGCGTCGGCAATACGCTGCAAGTGCAACTGCGCGACGCCGACACGCTGAAATCGGCGCAGGACGTGGCCTACCGCTCGCTGCCGACGCTGGCCGTCCGCACCGACGACGTCTCGAACAAGCTGCTGCTGACGCTGAAGCCTGAAGAGATCACCAAGATCCAGAACGACGCCGTCAAGCAGAACATCACCACGCTGCACAACCGCGTCAACGAGCTGGGCACCACCGAGCCCATCATCCAGCAGGCCGGTCCGAACCGCATCGTGGTGCAGCTGCCCGGCATCCAGGACACCGCCCGCGCCAAGGACATCATCGGCCGCACCGCCACGCTGGAAGTGCACATGGTCGAGGACGACCAGGGCAAGGTGGCCGAGGCCCAGGCCGGCAACGTGCCGGCGGGCTACGAACTGTTGGACGAAGTCACCTCGCGCGGCAGCGGCAAGATCCTGCTGAAGAACGACGTGGAGCTGACCGGCGACAATATCAACGACGCCCAACCGAGCTTCGACCAGTTCGGCGCGCCCGCCGTCAGCATCAATCTGGACAGCACCGGCGCCGCCATCTTCCGTCAGCTGACCGCCGAAAACGTCGGCAAGCGCATGGCGATGGTGCTGGTGGAGAAGGGCCGCAAGGAAGTCGTCACCGCCCCGGTGATCCGCACCGAGATCGGCGGCGGCCGCGTCGAAATCTCCGGCAGCATGAACGCCGCCGAGGCCAACGACACCGCCCTGCTGCTGCGCGCGGGCTCCCTGGCCGCACCGATGAACATCATCGAGGAGCGCACCATCGGCCCGAGCCTGGGCAAGGAGAACATCGAGAAGGGCTTCCACGCCACGCTGTGGGGTTTCGCCGCCATCGTCGTCTTCATGGTGCTCTACTACGGCCTGTTCGGCGTGTTCTCCGGCCTGTCGCTGGCGATCAACGTCTTCCTGCTGGTGGCCATCCTGTCGATGCTGCAGGCCACGCTGACCCTGCCCGGCATCGCCGCCATCGCGCTGGCGCTGGGCATGGCCATCGACGCCAACGTGCTGATCAACGAGCGCATCCGCGAGGAGCTGCGCAACGGCTTGCCGCCGCACTCGGCGATCCAGGCCGGCTACGGCCACGCCTGGGCCACCATCCTGGACTCCAACGTCACCACGCTGATCGCCGGCCTGGCGCTGATGATCTTCGGCACCGGTCCGGTGCGCGGCTTCGCCATCGTTCACTGCCTGGGCATCCTGACCTCGATGTTCTCGGCGGTGCTGGTGTCGCGCGGCCTGGTGAACCTGTGGTACGGCCGCCGCCGCAAACTGACCTCGCTGGCCATCGGCCAGGTGTGGAAACCGGAAAACAAGGGCTAA
- the secF gene encoding protein translocase subunit SecF, producing the protein MELFRIKRDIPFMSYGRLTTAISLVTFVLAVFFLATRGLNFSVEFTGGTVLEVQYQQSADLDKIRDRVDGLKLGEATVQNLGTSRDVMIRLPNKPGTSSAQLSDKVMGALKGDNADVQLRKVDFVGPSVGAELVSSGLTAVILVCLGIMLYLALRFEWRFAIAAIIANMHDVVIILGCFAFFRWEFSLTVLAGILAVLGYSVNESVVVFDRIRENFRKPGMRGHAVASVIDNAITSTMSRTIITHFSTEMMVVSMLVFGGPALHGFAMALTIGIMFGIYSSVLVASPIALWLGVTREHMIKPVKPKEEAVV; encoded by the coding sequence ATGGAGCTTTTCCGCATCAAACGGGACATCCCGTTCATGAGTTACGGCCGGCTCACCACGGCGATCTCGCTGGTGACCTTCGTGCTGGCCGTGTTCTTCCTGGCCACCCGCGGCCTGAACTTCAGCGTGGAGTTCACCGGCGGCACCGTGCTGGAAGTGCAGTACCAGCAATCGGCCGACCTGGACAAGATCCGCGACCGCGTGGACGGCTTGAAGCTGGGCGAGGCCACGGTGCAGAACCTGGGCACCAGCCGCGACGTGATGATCCGCCTGCCGAACAAGCCGGGCACCAGCTCGGCCCAGCTGTCGGACAAGGTGATGGGCGCGCTGAAGGGCGACAACGCCGACGTGCAGCTGCGCAAGGTGGACTTCGTCGGCCCCAGCGTCGGCGCCGAACTGGTGTCCAGCGGCCTGACCGCGGTCATCCTGGTCTGCCTGGGCATCATGCTCTACCTGGCGCTGCGCTTCGAATGGCGCTTCGCCATCGCCGCCATCATCGCCAACATGCACGACGTGGTGATCATCCTCGGCTGCTTCGCCTTCTTCCGCTGGGAATTCTCGCTGACGGTGCTGGCCGGCATCCTGGCGGTGCTCGGCTACTCGGTCAACGAGTCGGTGGTGGTGTTCGACCGGATCCGCGAAAACTTCCGCAAGCCCGGCATGCGCGGCCACGCGGTGGCGTCGGTGATAGACAACGCCATCACCTCGACGATGAGCCGCACCATCATCACCCACTTCTCCACCGAGATGATGGTGGTGTCGATGCTGGTGTTCGGCGGTCCGGCGCTGCACGGCTTCGCGATGGCGCTGACCATAGGCATCATGTTCGGCATCTACTCGTCGGTGCTGGTGGCCAGCCCGATCGCGCTGTGGCTGGGCGTGACCCGCGAGCACATGATCAAACCGGTGAAACCGAAAGAGGAAGCGGTGGTCTGA
- a CDS encoding DedA family protein — protein MEVLTFLIDFILHIDTHLAQLVANYGPWIYAILFLIIFCETGLVVTPFLPGDSLLFVAGALAAMGKMDVHTLTATLIVAGILGNTANYTIGRYLGKALLQRYPRLIKQQYLDKTHAFFARHGGKTIIFTRFAPILRTFAPFVAGIGAMGYRQFTIYNVLGAVIWVASFVYAGYFFGNLPFVRKNLELLVLGIIVVSFLPAIIEFLRHKRAAARQ, from the coding sequence ATGGAAGTCCTGACATTCCTGATCGATTTCATCCTGCACATCGACACCCACCTGGCGCAGCTGGTGGCCAACTACGGCCCGTGGATCTACGCCATCCTGTTCCTGATCATCTTCTGCGAGACCGGGCTGGTGGTGACGCCGTTCCTGCCCGGCGATTCGCTGCTGTTCGTCGCCGGCGCGCTGGCCGCCATGGGCAAGATGGACGTGCACACGCTGACCGCCACGCTGATCGTCGCCGGCATTCTTGGCAACACCGCCAATTACACGATAGGCCGCTACCTGGGCAAGGCGCTGCTGCAGCGCTACCCGCGGCTGATCAAACAGCAGTATCTGGACAAGACCCACGCCTTCTTCGCGCGCCACGGCGGCAAGACCATCATCTTCACCCGCTTCGCGCCGATACTGCGCACCTTCGCGCCGTTCGTCGCCGGCATCGGCGCGATGGGCTATCGCCAGTTCACCATCTACAACGTGCTCGGCGCCGTGATCTGGGTGGCCAGCTTCGTCTACGCCGGCTACTTCTTCGGCAACCTGCCCTTCGTGCGCAAGAATCTGGAGCTGCTGGTCCTCGGCATCATCGTCGTGTCCTTCCTGCCGGCCATCATCGAGTTCCTGCGCCACAAGCGCGCGGCCGCCCGGCAGTAA
- the mutL gene encoding DNA mismatch repair endonuclease MutL — MTRIQRLPDHLVNQIAAGEVVERPASALKEMLENSLDAGSTRISVDLAQGGIKLIRVTDNGAGIAADDLPLALDRHATSKIASLDDLESVSTLGFRGEGLASVASVSRLTLVSRPHDADHAHQIIAIDGTLHPVEPAAHPHGTSVEVVDLYFNTPARRKFLKSENTEYAHCAATFERIALAHPDVEFLLRHNGKVAWRLPAQSAEDRVAALLGKDFIAAAIPLDSQAGPLTLSGFVASPTYSKASRDAQYFYVNGRFVRDKTAQHALRQAYRDVLHHDRHPAYALFFQLEPSGVDVNVHPTKIEVRFRESQAVHQFLFHSVHKALAGTSAGAAPTVQVEGSEPAAPQLPRGESAPLFGGQAASPAPSSGAPAPQPFRYQQQSIPLSVAREATGIYDKMFGGLREEERALNAAEAAMPAPAASLPHPAVLAIPTHDENGIPPLGFALAQLHGVYILSQCAEGLILVDMHAAHERIVYERLKNALEADSIPLQPLLLPVSFAADRMEVATAHEHGNEMKKLGVELAPLSPTQIAVRGVPVWLKDGDPVDLARAVLKDVREFGLTQVMTERRNELLATMACHGAVRANRQLTLPEMNALLRDMEVTERSGQCNHGRPTWSRLTMRDLDKLFMRGQ, encoded by the coding sequence ATGACACGCATCCAACGCCTGCCCGACCACCTCGTCAACCAGATCGCCGCCGGCGAAGTGGTGGAACGCCCCGCCTCCGCGCTGAAGGAAATGCTGGAAAACAGCCTGGACGCCGGCTCGACGCGAATCAGCGTCGACCTGGCCCAGGGCGGCATCAAATTGATACGCGTCACCGACAACGGCGCCGGCATCGCCGCCGACGACCTGCCGCTGGCGCTGGACCGCCACGCCACCAGCAAGATCGCCTCGCTGGACGATCTGGAATCGGTGTCCACGCTGGGCTTCCGCGGCGAGGGCCTGGCCAGCGTGGCGTCCGTTTCGCGGCTGACCCTGGTCAGCCGGCCGCACGACGCAGACCACGCCCATCAGATCATCGCGATAGACGGCACGCTGCACCCGGTGGAGCCGGCCGCCCACCCGCACGGCACCAGCGTCGAAGTAGTGGACCTGTATTTCAACACGCCGGCGCGGCGCAAATTCCTGAAGAGCGAGAACACCGAATACGCGCACTGCGCGGCGACCTTCGAGCGCATCGCGCTGGCGCACCCGGACGTGGAATTCCTGCTGCGCCACAACGGCAAGGTGGCGTGGCGACTGCCGGCGCAAAGCGCCGAGGACCGCGTGGCCGCGCTGTTGGGCAAGGACTTCATCGCCGCGGCCATCCCGCTGGACAGCCAGGCCGGCCCGCTGACGCTGAGCGGCTTCGTCGCCTCGCCCACCTATTCCAAGGCCAGCCGCGACGCCCAGTACTTCTACGTCAACGGCCGCTTCGTCCGCGACAAGACCGCCCAGCACGCGCTGCGCCAGGCCTATCGCGACGTGTTGCACCACGACCGCCACCCGGCCTACGCGCTGTTCTTCCAGCTTGAACCGTCCGGCGTGGACGTCAACGTCCACCCGACCAAGATCGAGGTGCGCTTCCGCGAAAGCCAGGCGGTGCACCAATTCCTGTTCCACAGCGTGCACAAGGCGCTGGCCGGCACCAGCGCCGGCGCCGCGCCGACGGTGCAGGTGGAGGGAAGCGAGCCGGCCGCGCCCCAGCTGCCGCGCGGCGAATCGGCGCCGCTGTTCGGCGGCCAGGCGGCCTCCCCCGCCCCGTCGTCCGGCGCGCCGGCCCCGCAACCGTTCCGCTATCAGCAGCAGTCCATCCCGCTGAGCGTCGCGCGCGAGGCGACCGGCATCTACGACAAGATGTTCGGCGGCCTGCGCGAAGAAGAACGGGCCTTGAACGCCGCCGAAGCGGCGATGCCCGCCCCGGCCGCGTCGCTGCCGCATCCTGCGGTGCTGGCGATTCCGACGCACGACGAGAACGGCATCCCGCCGCTGGGCTTCGCGCTGGCGCAACTGCACGGCGTCTACATCCTCAGCCAGTGCGCCGAGGGGCTGATCCTGGTCGACATGCACGCCGCCCACGAGCGCATCGTCTACGAACGGCTGAAAAACGCGCTGGAGGCCGATTCCATCCCCTTGCAGCCGCTGCTGCTGCCGGTGTCGTTCGCCGCCGACCGGATGGAAGTGGCCACCGCCCACGAGCACGGCAACGAGATGAAGAAGCTGGGCGTCGAACTGGCGCCGCTGTCGCCGACGCAGATCGCCGTGCGCGGCGTGCCGGTGTGGCTGAAGGACGGCGACCCGGTCGACCTGGCGCGCGCGGTGCTGAAAGACGTGCGCGAGTTCGGCCTGACCCAGGTGATGACCGAGCGCCGCAACGAACTGCTGGCGACGATGGCCTGCCACGGTGCGGTGCGCGCCAACCGCCAGCTGACGCTGCCGGAAATGAACGCGCTGCTGCGCGACATGGAAGTGACCGAGCGCTCCGGCCAGTGCAACCACGGCCGCCCGACCTGGAGCCGGCTGACGATGCGCGACCTCGACAAGCTGTTCATGCGCGGACAGTAA
- a CDS encoding ABC transporter substrate-binding protein — translation MFYFRDIGCLFFHPGSRYILLLLLGFFHQPAFSQTEVVVAAEVWAPMIYFGKDGKPAGSVVEFIDQMNKVQDHYKFKFTIIPKLRLNQVFLEKRADVYPFRTTVWTKKELNLLPTKTIVSTGDVYIARKDNKYGGKAVFSDIPSKKIAGVLGYHYGIFNQNPDEKYIKRNFHAELLPSDEEVMKFILIGRAEVGIMSEILVGAFMQDQAIRNQLIVSNTADARVDLSNLVRADGPISVADMNAIISKMDSMGKIEKYKKIMHIGEFVH, via the coding sequence ATGTTTTATTTTAGAGATATTGGTTGCTTGTTTTTCCATCCTGGTTCTCGTTATATATTATTGTTGCTTCTAGGATTTTTTCATCAGCCTGCATTTTCACAAACCGAGGTTGTCGTGGCAGCGGAAGTATGGGCGCCAATGATTTATTTTGGGAAAGATGGAAAACCAGCGGGATCTGTCGTGGAATTCATCGATCAGATGAATAAAGTTCAAGATCACTATAAATTCAAGTTCACCATCATACCGAAACTGAGGTTGAATCAGGTATTTCTGGAAAAACGAGCCGATGTCTACCCATTTCGCACTACCGTTTGGACAAAGAAGGAATTAAATTTACTGCCTACCAAAACAATCGTTTCCACCGGCGATGTCTACATCGCGCGAAAAGACAACAAGTATGGCGGCAAGGCGGTATTTTCAGATATTCCGTCGAAGAAAATCGCCGGCGTGCTGGGGTACCACTACGGCATTTTCAATCAAAACCCTGACGAAAAATACATCAAAAGAAACTTTCACGCGGAATTGCTGCCCTCGGACGAGGAAGTCATGAAGTTCATACTCATCGGGCGCGCCGAGGTGGGCATCATGTCGGAAATACTGGTTGGGGCGTTCATGCAAGACCAGGCGATAAGAAATCAACTCATCGTATCCAACACAGCCGACGCCAGAGTCGATTTATCAAATCTGGTTCGTGCCGATGGTCCCATTTCCGTGGCGGACATGAATGCCATCATTAGTAAAATGGACTCGATGGGGAAAATTGAAAAGTATAAAAAAATCATGCACATTGGCGAGTTCGTTCATTAA
- a CDS encoding FAD-binding oxidoreductase: protein MLRFAHQPHPPSYYAATANAWEAQPPLLGEASCDVCVVGGGLAGLSAALNLREMGFSVIVLEGSQVGFGASGRSGGQVIAGFASDIASIRAQVGDEAARALWDMSVEAVDIIDERVRRHDIRCDWRRGYVSVAVKPRHMRELEDWQREAEQRYGYAGQQLWDRDTLRGKLASERYQGGLYDPRSGHLHSLNYTLGLARAALDAGVAIHEQSPALRIEHGAMPTVHAERGAVRCRQLVLACNSYIGALEPALERRIMPAGTYVIATEPLGEARAAALIADAMAVCDTNFVLDYYRLSADHRLLFGGKVSYSGHEPRDLAGAMRRDMLRVFPQLADVGVDYAWGGFCDITVNRAPDFGRLSGNVYYLQGFSGHGVNITGLAGKVVAEAIAGTASRLDLFSKIRHRDFPGGKLLRTPALVLGMAYYRMRDYL from the coding sequence ATGCTGCGTTTCGCCCATCAGCCGCATCCGCCATCCTATTACGCCGCCACCGCCAACGCCTGGGAGGCGCAGCCGCCGTTGCTGGGCGAGGCCAGCTGCGACGTCTGCGTGGTCGGCGGCGGCCTGGCCGGCCTGTCGGCGGCGCTGAACCTGCGCGAGATGGGATTCTCGGTCATCGTGCTGGAAGGCTCGCAAGTGGGCTTTGGCGCCTCCGGCCGCAGCGGCGGCCAGGTGATCGCCGGCTTCGCCAGCGACATCGCCTCCATCCGCGCCCAGGTCGGCGACGAGGCGGCCCGGGCGCTGTGGGACATGTCGGTGGAGGCGGTGGACATCATAGACGAGCGGGTGCGCCGCCACGACATCCGCTGCGACTGGCGGCGGGGCTATGTCAGCGTGGCGGTCAAGCCGCGACACATGCGGGAACTGGAGGATTGGCAGCGCGAGGCCGAGCAGCGCTACGGCTATGCCGGCCAGCAGCTGTGGGACCGCGACACGCTGCGCGGCAAGCTGGCCAGCGAGCGTTACCAGGGCGGCCTGTACGATCCGCGCTCAGGCCATCTTCACTCGCTGAACTACACGCTGGGCCTGGCCCGCGCGGCGCTGGACGCCGGCGTGGCCATCCACGAGCAAAGCCCGGCGTTGCGGATAGAACACGGCGCGATGCCCACGGTGCATGCCGAGCGCGGCGCGGTGCGCTGCCGCCAGCTGGTGCTGGCCTGCAATTCCTATATCGGCGCGCTGGAGCCGGCGCTGGAGCGGCGCATCATGCCGGCCGGCACCTACGTCATCGCCACCGAGCCGCTGGGAGAGGCGCGCGCCGCCGCGCTGATCGCCGACGCGATGGCGGTGTGCGACACCAATTTCGTGCTCGACTACTACCGGTTGTCGGCCGACCACCGGCTGCTGTTCGGCGGCAAGGTCAGCTACTCCGGCCACGAGCCGCGGGACCTGGCCGGCGCGATGCGCCGGGACATGCTGCGCGTGTTCCCGCAGCTGGCCGATGTCGGCGTCGACTATGCCTGGGGCGGTTTCTGCGACATCACCGTCAATCGCGCGCCGGACTTCGGCCGGCTGTCCGGCAATGTCTACTACCTGCAGGGTTTCTCCGGCCACGGCGTCAACATCACCGGCCTGGCCGGCAAGGTGGTGGCCGAGGCGATAGCCGGCACCGCGTCGCGGCTGGACCTGTTCTCTAAAATCCGCCATCGCGATTTCCCCGGCGGCAAACTATTGCGCACGCCGGCGCTGGTGTTGGGAATGGCCTATTACCGGATGCGGGACTATCTGTAG
- a CDS encoding ABC transporter ATP-binding protein, whose translation MPEAIAASQHASAVPARGASQAAAVEEAPYLRIAGVVKKFGDHLAVDHIDLDIRRNEIFALLGSSGCGKSTLLRMLAGMEAPTAGRIVLDGQDLQGLQPYERPVNMMFQNYALFPHMTVEQNVAFGLKQDNVPRDEIAERVAKMLDLVQMRKFAGRKPHQLSGGQQQRVALARSLVKRPKLLLLDEPLGALDKKLRQQTQLELVNTIEAVGVTCIMVTHDQEEAMTMSSRIGIMSEGKLLQVGTPTEIYEYPNCRFTAEFIGDTNMFEGAVVVDEADLVEIDSQELGGMIHIEHGITGPKGMRVWASVRPEDVRLDKQPLPPGPNRAAGTVEDIAYLGSYSVYHVKLAGGKIVKAVVPSSRWFDANETAPTWEEPVHVSWRADSPVVLTM comes from the coding sequence ATGCCGGAAGCCATCGCGGCCAGCCAACACGCAAGCGCCGTTCCCGCCCGCGGCGCCAGCCAAGCCGCCGCAGTCGAAGAAGCGCCGTATCTGAGAATCGCCGGAGTGGTGAAGAAATTCGGCGACCACCTGGCGGTGGACCACATCGACCTCGACATCCGCAGAAACGAGATTTTCGCGCTGCTGGGCAGCTCCGGCTGCGGCAAGTCGACGCTGCTGCGCATGCTGGCCGGCATGGAGGCGCCGACCGCCGGCCGCATCGTGCTGGACGGCCAGGACCTGCAGGGGCTGCAGCCGTACGAGAGGCCGGTCAACATGATGTTCCAGAACTACGCGCTGTTCCCGCACATGACGGTGGAGCAGAACGTCGCCTTCGGCCTGAAGCAGGACAATGTGCCGCGCGACGAGATCGCCGAGCGGGTGGCGAAGATGCTGGACCTGGTGCAGATGCGCAAGTTCGCCGGCCGCAAGCCGCACCAGCTGTCCGGCGGACAGCAGCAGCGGGTGGCGCTGGCGCGCAGCCTGGTCAAGCGGCCCAAGCTCTTGCTGCTGGACGAGCCGCTGGGCGCGCTGGACAAGAAGCTCAGACAGCAGACTCAGCTGGAACTGGTCAATACCATAGAGGCGGTCGGTGTCACCTGCATCATGGTCACCCACGACCAGGAGGAGGCGATGACGATGTCCAGCCGCATCGGCATCATGAGCGAGGGCAAGCTGTTGCAGGTCGGCACGCCGACCGAGATCTACGAATATCCTAACTGCCGCTTCACCGCCGAGTTCATCGGCGACACCAATATGTTCGAGGGCGCGGTGGTGGTGGACGAGGCGGACCTGGTGGAGATCGACTCGCAGGAGCTGGGCGGGATGATACACATCGAGCACGGCATCACCGGTCCCAAGGGCATGCGGGTATGGGCCAGCGTGCGGCCGGAAGACGTGCGGCTGGACAAGCAGCCTCTGCCGCCGGGACCCAACCGCGCCGCCGGCACGGTGGAGGACATCGCCTATCTGGGCAGCTACTCCGTCTATCACGTGAAACTGGCCGGCGGCAAGATCGTCAAAGCGGTGGTGCCGTCGTCGCGCTGGTTCGACGCCAACGAGACCGCGCCGACCTGGGAGGAGCCGGTCCACGTCAGCTGGCGGGCCGACTCCCCGGTGGTGCTGACGATGTGA